A segment of the Streptomyces pactum genome:
CTTCCACGATCCGCTTGGCGACGCGCTTGATGCCTTCGGCATCGGCTACGGAGGAGCCTCCGTACTTCTGCACGACAAGGCCCACGTGCGCTCCTCGCTCAATCCGTCTCTTTCCGCACGTACGTATATGTACTGCGGTCGGCTCATTTTACCGAGCGTCCGGTTTTCCCCCCTGCGGTATCGCATGGTGAGACCCGGGTACTCGCTCAGGCTGGCTCATGCCCAGGAGGGCGCGGGTCACTCGGAAAAGTGCGGTGTGTCACACGTTCACAAGTGTCTTTTCGTTCCGTAAAGCCCGCACGCGCGGGGAGCACAACCCTTGGGGCGGGTGGTGAGTCTGAGGGCTGCGGCGCGCCGGTGCGCCGCGCTCCGGGGAGGGATCACCACCTTGTCTCACGTACGTCCGTCCAGACGACGGCTCGCGGCCGCCGTCACCGCTGTTCTCACCGTCACCGCCGGTCTGATCTGCGCGACCGGACCCGCGAAGGCCGCGTCTCCGGCGCCGGACTCCACGACGACACTCCAGGTGGCGTCCGAGCCCGTTGTTCCGTTTCCGGCCGATCAGGAGCTCGTCGGCGTCACCGCGTCCGGCTACCTGGTCAGGGACGGGTCTCTGAGCAACAAATCCTGGGTGCGGGCCTCGGACGGGGCTCTGATCAAGCTGGGTCACGACCCCGTACTGTCCACCGGGCGGGGAGACCTGGTCGCACTGCTCGGCGCCGACGAGATCGAAGTGCGGGACCTGGCCACCGACCGGTCCGTGTTCACCGTCCCCCGACCGGCCGACGATGTCGACTACGCGGGCGCCGTGGGCGAGGCCGTCTTCACCACGAACAGGGACGTACCGGCCGGTTCCGAACTGTGGATGCACACCGCGGACGGCGCGACGGTAGCGGTGGCCGGTCTCCCGGACGGCGCGCGCAACTACGGCGTCACGAACAGCTCGTCAACGGACGCTCTGGTCAGGTATACGACCGGCGCCTCGGACCGGCATCTGGGCCTGATGGACGTCACCACCGGAACCGTGACGGAGCCCGACCTCTGGGACGCGACCGCCGAGAACGGCGACGTCGCTCTCTCCCCGACCCATGTCGCCTGGGTCGAGCGCGACGGTGGACGGACCAGTGTGGTGGTCCGCGCCCGCGGTACCGGCGAGACCCGACGAGTCCCGGTGGGTGACGCCTCACCCTCGGACTACGAGATCGGCCTCCAGGGTGACTACCTGACCTACGGCAAGAAGGGCGGCCTCACCGCCGACACGGTGGATCCGCTGCACGCCCTCACCGCCTACAACCTCAAGGACGGAGCGACCGCCAAGCTCCTAGACCACGTCATCTCGGCCTACGCGTCTCCTTCCGGCGCTCTCTACGTCCGCGGCGGCACGGTCGCACAGGGCGAGGGGATCTACCGCGTCGCCCCCGGCCCGGACGGCGCCGCCCCGACCGCGACCCTCGTCGCGAGCACCGGCGAGCCGACCGAGCTCACCCTCAGCCGGTACAACATCCTCCCGGTGATCGACCTCAGCTACGGCACTGCCGCGTCCATGGTCTGGAACCTGTCGCGGGGGAACGCCGAGATGAAGGTGACCCTGCGGCACGACCGCACCGGAAAGACCGCCGAGTTCACCCTGGGGCCCCGGCGGTCATGGAGGTTCTCCATCGCCTGGACGGGCGACCTCGACCGAGGTTCCCTGAGCGCCTACAACGGCGACTACACGTGGGAGGTCTCGGCCCGGCCGCTCAACGGCATCGGCCCGGTACTGACCCGGACCGGCACCTTCGAGGTGGTCCGCTCGCGGGCCACCCCGCACGACTTCAACGACAACGGCAGCCCGGATCTCCTGGCGCGCGACTCCTCCGGTCACCTGTGGCGCGAGGACTCGCACTTCTCCAGCGAAGGCGGACTGAACCGTACGGGTACCGGCAGCGTCCTCGTCGGCGGCGGCTGGAACGTCTACGACCGGATCGAAGCAGCCGCCAACCTCGGCGGCGCCCGGACCGGCGACCTGGTCGCCCGCGACGAGAGCGGCGTGCTCTGGCTCTACCTCGGCAAGGGCGACGGCACCTTCGCCGGCCGCAGCCGGATCGGCGGCGGCTGGAACGTCTACGACAAGATCGCCGCGGGCAGCGACATCACCGCGGACGGCAAGGCCGACCTCCTGGCCACCGACAAGAGCGGCGTCCTGTGGCTCTACCGGGGCACCGGCAACTGGCGTGCCCCCTTCGCGAGCCGTACCCGGGTCGGCGGCGGCTGGGGGATCTACGACCAGCTCACCGCGATCGGCGGCGCCACGAGCGGCCACCTGGTCGCCCGTGACAAGGCCGGCGTCCTGTGGCTCTACCGAGGCATGGGCGACGGCACCTTCGCCACCCGCACCCGCGTCGGCGGCGGCTGGGGTGCCTACCGGGAAACCGTCGGTATCGGCGACGCCAACCAGGACGGGCGGACCGACCTGTTCGCCTACGCGAACGGCACGAGGTACTTCTACGCGGGCACCGGCGACTGGCATGCTCCCTTCGCCGCCCGCGAGGTCTCCACCCTGTTTCCGGCCGGGAAGAACATCACGTCGGTGTCCTGACCGGCCCGGCCCGGGGCTCGCCGCCCCGGGCCGAGCTTCACAGGCGCGCCGAAAGGCCGCTTCTCCGCAAGCCGGTAGCGGCCGTTCTCCGGTTGGCCGAACACGACGACGGAGCGGTTGTCCGGTCGATGAGGAGATAGACCGGACATATCGGTCCGGTGCTCGTCCCCAGGGCTCATGGCGTCGCCTCCTCGACACCACGGCGCCCCGACCGGCGCCTCCTGCACGCTCACAGCGCCCGCTCCGTCCTCGGCCGCAGGCCGCCCGCCGCGCGCACCTCCGCCGCGCGGCGGGGGACGTCCACCCACTCGTACACGGCGTGGGCGTCGGGGTCGGCCAGGAACGTGTCCGGCACGTACCCGGCGTCCAGTTCCCCGGCCTCCTCTGCGGCCACGGCCGCTTCGTACTCGGCGCGGCAGTCCGGGCACATACCGCCCTCGATCGTCGTCGTCAGCTCGTCCGCGTCGCAGGACATGCAGCAGATGACCGCACGGGTCACGCGGGCCCGGCGCGGCGCGGCCTTCTGGCGGATCTTCGCCTTCTTGGGGGGCATCTTGTTCTCCAGTCGGTTGCGGGCGAGACCGCCCGGGTTGTTCACGGATGCGGGAAGGCTTTCGGTCACCGCGCGGGTGATGTCCTGGGGTGTCGCACCGCGCGACAGCCACTCCCCCGCCAGCGACGCGAGGGACCGGCAGTCGGATTCGGACAGGGACATGCGGGGGTCCGCGTCGCGGATTCCGGCGAGGGTGAGGTACGACGTCCCGGCCTCGGAACCGGAGCCGGAGCCGGACCCGGAGCCGGAGCCGGAGCCGGAACCGGAACCGGGTTGCGCGTCGGCCTCCGGCTCGGGCAGCTCGGGCTCGTCGGTGCGGGCGAGTCCGGGTCGGTGGTCGGCGGGCACGATCCGGCCGTTCCGCTCCCGCGCGAACTCCTTCCACCAGGCTTCCGACCTGCGCGTACGCGACCAGTAGGTCCGCGTGACCCACCGCATGGTGTTGTCCTCGACGGTGATGTGTTCCCTGACCCAGCGCAGGTGGCCGGCCGCGGCGAGGCGATTGAGAGACGTACGCATCGCCTGCTGGCCGTAGCGGGGGTGCTGCGCCGCGAGCACCTTGCAGCCCATCGCGTGGCCGTCGTCGAGGTGGTCGATGAAGACGGCGACCTCTGCCTCACGTGGGCTCAGGTGTGCGAAGTCCGGGTCCGCGTGCGGGTCTTCGTCACCTGCGGGGCGTTTTCCGTAGCCCGGATTGGCCATGGGGTGGGACGGGGACGGCAGGGCGGGATTAGGGTTGGCGTAAGCCACGGGCGAACCTGTCTTTCGTTCCGTAGGTCAGGCCCCGGATTGGTGTTGGCGCACCGCCGGGGCCGACTCATTTGCTGGTCGTTTGCCGCGAACCTAGAGCGGCTTTACACAGCGGCGCAAGCTGATCACGGAACGTCACCCGTACGAGGTACGACGCCTCAACTCACGTGCAGCCTTGGTTGGTTGGGTATTTCAACCAGACCAGAAAACCAGAGGAAGGGCTCGAATCCCGAGGCTCAAGCTCCGGGCTGAACTGCGGCGATGAATGCCGACCAGGCCGGGGCGGAGACGCGGAGTTCGGAACCGGTGGGCGCCGTCTTGGAGTCGCGGATGTGGATGGTGGGGGTGAGGGCGACCTCGACGCAGGCGGCTCCTTCGTCGTCGCTGTAACTGGACTTGAACCACGTCGGCTGGTCAGTCATGGGGATCCGCCATCTCTTCGATGAACCGGGCCGACTGCACACTGACGAACTGGCTCTCTGTATAGGCGCAGAGCCGCCTCATAGACGGTGAAGGCGACAGCCACCGGTGGCTTGGGGCACGGACCGTCACCTACGTCGGCATTCCGGCGCTGGAGGGGAACACCTGGCCGCTGCGGTGGTACAGCGGGCCGACGGCGACAGCGCCGTACGTAAGCGGAGCGAGACTGCGTGCCGCGCTGGGACGCGGCGCCGCCTGACCGCTCCGTGGAGGCGTGAACAATTCACCCCCCACTGTCCTCGCAGCACTCATCTGAGCGCCCCGATGACACTCCCTTGCCATCTGCTCACGCTTTTCAGCAGAGGCCCCTTCCCCAGCCCGCAGGGACGCAGCGCGTCAGGTGACGGGCCGCAGGCCCAGCGGACCCGCGATCTCCTGCACCATGACGCGGCCCGCCTCCGTCTCCAGGGCGTCGTCGCCGAGGCCTTGGTCGGTGTCCAGGCCGTCCAGCTCCTCCAGGGGCTGGTTCAGGCGGACGTGGGCGACGACCGACTGCAACGCCCGCAGCGTCGCGGAGGCGGTGGAGCCCCAGTTGGAGAAGTAGGAGAACTGCCACCACCACAGGGCCTCCGTGGTGCGGCCCGCCTTGTAGTGGACCATGCCGTGGCGCAGGTCGGTGATGACGTCGGTGAGGTCGTCGGAGATACGGGCCGGGACCGGGGCCTTGCGCGGCTCGTAGGGGTCGAAGACCTCGGAGTAGACGTCGATCGGGTCGAGGATGCGGGCGAGGTTCTCGCGCAGGTCGTCCACGTCGAGTTCCGGGCCCGGGTCGGGCTCGTAGCGCTCGTCGGGGACGATGTCCTCGTGGGCGCCCAGGCGGCCGCCGGCCAGCATGAGCTGGGAGACCTCCAGGAGGAGGAAGGGCACCGCCGAGTCCGGTTCGTCGCCCTTGGCGACCTCGGTGACGGCGACCAGGAAGCTCTCGATCTGGTCGGCGATCTGGACGGCGAAGTCGTCGGGGTTCTGGTTCGTCGCGTGCAGCGTGGCGTCAGACATCTAGGAGTCGTCTCCCCTCGAAGGCGCGGCCGAGGGTCACCTCGTCCGCGTATTCCAGGTCGCCGCCCACCGGGAGGCCGCTGGCCAGGCGGGTGACCTTGAGGCCCATGGGCTTGATCATGCGGGCGAGGTACGTGGCCGTGGCCTCGCCCTCAAGATTCGGGTCCGTGGCCAGGATCAGTTCCGTGACGGTGCCGTCCGCGAGGCGGGCGAGCAGTTCACGGATGCGGAGGTCGTCGGGGCCGACTCCGTCGATCGGGCTGATCGCGCCGCCGAGCACGTGGTACTGCCCGCGGAACTCGCGGGTGCGCTCGATGGCCACGACGTCCTTCGGTTCCTCCACCACGCAGATCACCGCCGGGTCGCGGCGCGGGTCGCGGCAGATGTTGCACTGCTCCTCCTGCGCGACGTTTCCGCAGGTCGCGCAGAAGCGGACCTTGGCCTTCACTTCCATGAGGGCCTGGGCGAGCCGCCGTACGTCGGTCGGTTCCGCCTGGAGGATGTGGAAGGCGATCCGCTGCGCGCTCTTGGGACCGACGCCGGGCAGCCGCCCGAGTTCGTCGATGAGGTCCTGGACCACGCCTTCGTACAACGGACTGCCGTCCTTCCTGAGGTTCCTGCACTACGTACGGTAGAGGGCTTCGGCCGGTCTGAGAAAGGCGAACTCAGAAAGGCAGGCCGGGGATGCCGGTGCCACCGCCGCCCATGCCCTGGGCGAGCGGGCCCAGCTTCTGCTGCTGGAGGGCCTGCGCGTTCTCGTTGGCCGCCTGGACCGCGGCGACGACCAGGTCGGCCAGGGTCTCGGTGTCCTCCGGGTCCACCGCCTTCGGGTCGATCACGAGGCCGCGCAGCTCACCGGAGCCGGTGACGGTGGCCTTCACCAGGCCCCCGCCCGCCTGCCCGTCGACCTCGGTCCTCGCCAGTTCCTCCTGGGCCTGGGCGAGGTCCTGCTGCATCTTCTGGGCCTGCTGAAGCAACTGCTGCATGTTGGGCTGGCCACCACCGGGGATCACGTTCAGCTCCTGTCTCCGCTGTCACCGCGGGGTCGCCGCGGGTTTTGCCGTTCGGCACGAGCCTACGTGGTCCGCGCGGCCCCCGCTCCAGCACTCTTTCGAGTGATATCGAGGGGGCCCTATACCTGATCAACGCCCTCTTCCGGGCGGAAAAGTGGCGGAACCCGAGGTTCCGCCACCCATTGGGCGGTAGGAAGGTGGTGGCGCATGAGGTCTTCAGGTCTTCAGGTCTTCATGGACGGTGAGCAGTAGGGAGTGCCGGGTGGGTCAGCCGGAGATGCAGCCCGAGAGGCCGCCGCACGACGGGCGGGGCGGTGAGGACGCGGCCGGGCCGCGTCCGGGTGACCTCACGGGCCGGGCGTTTCCGCTCGGGGACTGGGCGCTGCCCGCGGAGCGGCTGGACGAGTTGTACCGGTGGGTGGAGCGGGGCGCGCTGGACACGGCGGCCTGGTACCTGGCGGACCGGGTGCGGAAGCGGCGGGGCGCCGTGACGCTGCGGGGCGGGGCCGCGGCGGGGGCGGTCGCCGGGGCGGCGCTGCCGCTGCTCGACATGTCGGGAATGGTGGGCGGGGCCGCGCCCTGGGGATATCTGGCGCTGCTGTTCGGGGTGGCGTGTGTGGCCGGGGACCGGTACTTCGGGGTCACGGCCGGGTGGATGCGGGACCTCGCCACGGCGCAGGCGGTGCAGCGGCGGCTGCAGGTGCTCCAGTTCGACTGGGCGTCGGAGAGCGTGCGCGAGGTGCTGGGGCCGGCGGACGGCACGGCGAGCGAGGCGGCCGAGCGGTGCCTGCTGGTGCTGCGGCGGTTCTCGGAGGACGTGACGGAGCTGGTGCGGGCGGAGACGGCGGACTGGATGGTGGATTTCCGGACCGGGTCGGCGCCCTTGGGGTTGCAGTCGGTGTTCGGGGGCGGCGTGCGGTCGGAAGCGGGGGCGGTGGGAGTCGCGGGGCGGTTCTCGGCGTCGGCGAACGGTGCCCGGCCCAACATGCCTCGCCAGCGGCCGCCGGAGCCACGGTGACCGGTCCGGCGTTTTGCCGGTGACCGGCGTGGGTGCGGGCGGGGACGGCTGCCGGTGGCACGGGCGCAGGCCGACGCCGCGGAATGCCAGCCCCGAACGGGGCGCCCGCCCAACACCCGCTCGACCACCCACAGCGGCAACAGCGGCAGCAGCAGCAGCGGCTACTGAGGCTGCGGCTGCGGCGGCGGCGGTTACGGCTACTGGCGTCGGTACGTCAGCGTCTCGCCGGTGCTCGTGTTGGTGCGTTCCAGGGCGCCGTTCGGCAGCACGGTGACCTGGGTCGGTTCGCCCGGGGTGCAGGTGCTGGACGGGCCCACCGTGACCGTGGAGGGTCCGAGGCTCAGGGGGCCGTCGGAGTCCGGGGCGTTGGAGAGGTCGGCCTCGAAGACGCAGTGGTAGGTGCCGTTGCCGGCGGGGCCGTCGGCGACGAGGGACAGGACCGTGTCGCCCACCTCGCCCTGCTGGATGGTCAGCTCCCTGGTGTGGACGCCGGAGGCGTTGTCGATGGTCGTGGCCCACGTGCCCAGGTACGCCGTCGGGATCGTGCCGTCCTGCACCGTCGGAGAGGTGGTCGGCTGCTCGACGCCGGTCGTCGGCGTCGAGCCGTCCGCACCGGGGCCCGGGTTCCGGGACGCGCCGGCCGTCGCCGTGTTCGTGGGGTCGTCGCCGGCCCGGTCGCTGCCGTCGTCCCCGCTCATCAGGGCGTAGACCGAGCCTCCGGCGCCCAGCGCCACGATCAGCGCGACCACGATCAGCAGCGCGGTGGAGCGGTCTCTCCGGGGCGGTTCGTGCGGCGGGCCGTACGACGGCGGGGGCCCGTAGGGCGGGGTCGGGCCCAGGCCGCCGCCGTACGGGTGGTAGCCGGGCGGCACGCTGTAGGCGGCCGGGGCGTAACCGTGGACGGGCGGCTGCTGACCCTGCTGAGGGTGGTGGGGCTGCTGGGGGTGCTGAGGGTGGCCGTAGGCGGGCGGGGGTGTCGGAGGGCCCTGACCCGCGACCAGTGTGGGCAGGTGGTCCAGCGGGGCGCCGCCGCCCGGCGCGCGCGGTGGCGGCGGACCCTCCGGCGGCGCGGAGGACGCGGCCTGGCTCGGATCCGCGTCGGGGCTGTCCGGCTTCGGGGTGTCCGGCTGTGAGGTGTCCGGCTTCGGGGCGTCCGGCTGCAGGGCGACGCCCTCGGCCCCTCCCGCCCCTCCGGCCCCTCCCGCCCCTCCGGCCGCTCCCGGCACTCCCGGCGTCTCCGGGGCCTCCGGGGCCTCCGGGGCCTCCGGGGCCTCCGGGGCCTCCGGGGCCTCCGGGGCCTCCGGAGTCTCCGTGTCCAGCAGCCGTACCGCGTGCCGACCGAGCTGGGCCACCAGCGCGCTGGGCAGCCAGGGGTCGCGGGAGCGGCCCTCGGCGACCGTGTCCTGCGCGCCCGTGCGCTCCAGGACCTCGGCGAGCGCGGGACGTGCGGCGGGGTCCTTCTTCAGGCAGTCGCGCACGAGGTCGGCGATGCCCTCGGGCACGCCGTCCAGGTCGGGTTCCTCCTGCGCGATGCGGAACATCAGGGCGTGCACGCCGCTGTTGGCGGTACCGAAGGGCAGTTGGCCGGTGGCGGCGTAGGCGAGGACGGAACCGAGGCAGAAGACGTCGCACGCGGGCGTGACGCGGTCGCCGCGCACCTGCTCGGGCGCCATGAAACCGGGCGAACCGACGAGCGCGCCGGTGCGGGTGAGACCGCCGTCGGTCACCGTCTGCAGGGCCCGCGCGATGCCGAAGTCGATGACCCGGGGGCCGTCGATGGTGACGAGCACGTTGGACGGCTTGAGGTCGCGGTGCACGATCCCGGCGGCGTGGATGTCCTGGAGCGCGTGGGCGAGCCCGGCCGCCAGGGTCCGTACCGAGCGCTCCGGCAGGGCGCCGTGGTCGTGGCCGACGACCTGCTGGAGGCTGGGGCCGGCGACGTACCCGGTGGCGACCCACGGCACGGCGGCCTCGGTGTCGGCGTCCAGCACGGGCGCCGTCCAGTACCCGCCGACCCGCCGCGCGGACTCGACCTCCTGCCGGAACCGCTCCCGGAACTCCTCCTGCGCCGCCAGCTCCTCGCGCACCACCTTGACGGCGACCGTGCGACCGCGGTCCGAGCGGGCCAGATAGACGTGGCCCATACCTCCCGCGCCGAGCCGCCCCAGCAGCCGGTAGGCACCGATACTCCCCCGGTGCTGAGCGCCTGGAGGGCCCTCCGTCGGGCCCCCGCCTCCGAGCTTCTCCATGTGTCGCGCCGCCTTCCCCCGCACGTGAACCCACGTGGGCAACAGACCGAGGATAGTGCGGGGCGGCCGTGCGGTGAGCCGGTCCCGTTCTACGGTTCCGTAACGGCCGGGCCGTCCGCGCCGGACGCTCCGCCGAGCCCGCCCAGCACCTCCGACAGGCGTTCGAGGGCCGCGACCGCATCCGCCAGCTCGGCCTCCGACCCGTACGCCTTCGCCAGCCGGCCGGCGAACGCGGCGTGCCCGGGGTCGACGCGGGAGACGGCGGCGAGACCCGCCTCGGTCGGTGCGAGGAGCTTGGCGCGTCGGTGGGCCGGGTTGGGGCGGTACTCGGCGAGGCCGCGCTCCACCAGCAGGTCGGCGACGCGCTGCACGCTCTGCCGGGTGATGCCCATCGCCCGTGCGACGCCGGAGACGGGCAGCGGCTCGCGCAGCACCGCGCCGAGCACCTGCCACCAGGCGGCGGTGAGTCCGGCGGGGCGCGCCAGTTCCTCGGCGACCGCGAGGAACTGGCCGTTGAGCCGGAAGACACCGAGCGCGGCGCGGCTGAGCAGGTCCTGCCGGTCCCGGCCGCTCACGCGGCGCCCGCCTTCTCCAGTACGGCGTACGCCTGCGGGTCGGAGTCGTGGAACAGCCGGTACCAGGCATCCAGCACCTCGCCCTGGTACGCGCCGAGCAGCCCGAGGATCTCGCGGGCGAAGGCGACCGGTTCGGTGGGACCCGCGGTGATCAGATTGCCGTCGGTGACCGCGTCGGCGTCCACGTACCGCTCGCCGCCCGCGTAGCCGGTGGCCGCCAGGTAGAAGGAGACGGCACTGGTGTGCGCGCGGTCGTCGAGCAGGCCCTCGCGGGCCAGCCCGGCGGTGGCGCCGCAGATGGCGGCGACCGGCACGCCGGCGTCCAGGAAGGCGCGGGCGGTGCGGGCGAAGGGGGCGAGGTCGTCCGAGCCCGCCGCGGCAGCGGCTGCTGTACCGGTCCAGAGGTCGGCGCCCGGGAGGATCAGGAGCGAGCTGTCCTCGGGGCGCAGGTCGGCGAGGGCCAGGTCGGGCTGGACGCGCAGGCCGCCGATGCTCGTGACGGGGGCGGTGGTGGGGCCGACGGTGCGGACCGGGTACCCGGCGCGGGCGAGGTGGGCCGTCGCGTGACCGGTCTCCCAGTCGGCCAGGGTGTCGTACACGGCGAGATGGACGGGCTTGCGGGTGCCGTTCATGACTCCTCCAGCGGGTGCGCGGGACCTTATGACAGAAGACTGTCAGGTAGGCAGAATGCTGTCAATGCTGGGGCGCGCCCCGCAGGGGTCCGTGAGGCCCGGCGCGTCGACAACCTGTCGTGGAAAGCCCCCGACCGCAGACAGGACGCCGATTCCGTTTCCGCATCGCGGACATCTACCCTCGGCCGCATGACCCCTCAGCCCAACCCCCAGGCCGGCGCCGCCGTGAAGGCCGCGGACCGTGCGCACGTCTTCCACTCCTGGTCCGCGCAGGAGCTCATCGACCCGCTCGCCGTCGCCGGCGCCGAGGGGTCGTACTTCTGGGACTACGAAGGCAAGCGCTACCTCGACCTCTCCAGCGGGCTCGTCTACACCAACATCGGCTACCAGCACCCCAAGGTCGTCGCCGCGATCCAGGAGCAGGCGGCGAAGCTGACGACCTTCGCGCCCGCGTTCGCCGTCGAGGCGCGCTCGGAGGCGGCGCGGCTGATCGCCGAGCGGACGCCCGGCGACCTGGACAAGATCTTCTTCACCAACGGCGGCGCGGACGCCGTGGAGCACGCCGTGCGCATGGCGCGGCTGCACACCGGGCGCCCGAAGGTG
Coding sequences within it:
- a CDS encoding type 1 glutamine amidotransferase family protein is translated as MNGTRKPVHLAVYDTLADWETGHATAHLARAGYPVRTVGPTTAPVTSIGGLRVQPDLALADLRPEDSSLLILPGADLWTGTAAAAAAGSDDLAPFARTARAFLDAGVPVAAICGATAGLAREGLLDDRAHTSAVSFYLAATGYAGGERYVDADAVTDGNLITAGPTEPVAFAREILGLLGAYQGEVLDAWYRLFHDSDPQAYAVLEKAGAA
- a CDS encoding DUF5063 domain-containing protein, whose protein sequence is MSDATLHATNQNPDDFAVQIADQIESFLVAVTEVAKGDEPDSAVPFLLLEVSQLMLAGGRLGAHEDIVPDERYEPDPGPELDVDDLRENLARILDPIDVYSEVFDPYEPRKAPVPARISDDLTDVITDLRHGMVHYKAGRTTEALWWWQFSYFSNWGSTASATLRALQSVVAHVRLNQPLEELDGLDTDQGLGDDALETEAGRVMVQEIAGPLGLRPVT
- a CDS encoding FG-GAP repeat domain-containing protein, which gives rise to MSHVRPSRRRLAAAVTAVLTVTAGLICATGPAKAASPAPDSTTTLQVASEPVVPFPADQELVGVTASGYLVRDGSLSNKSWVRASDGALIKLGHDPVLSTGRGDLVALLGADEIEVRDLATDRSVFTVPRPADDVDYAGAVGEAVFTTNRDVPAGSELWMHTADGATVAVAGLPDGARNYGVTNSSSTDALVRYTTGASDRHLGLMDVTTGTVTEPDLWDATAENGDVALSPTHVAWVERDGGRTSVVVRARGTGETRRVPVGDASPSDYEIGLQGDYLTYGKKGGLTADTVDPLHALTAYNLKDGATAKLLDHVISAYASPSGALYVRGGTVAQGEGIYRVAPGPDGAAPTATLVASTGEPTELTLSRYNILPVIDLSYGTAASMVWNLSRGNAEMKVTLRHDRTGKTAEFTLGPRRSWRFSIAWTGDLDRGSLSAYNGDYTWEVSARPLNGIGPVLTRTGTFEVVRSRATPHDFNDNGSPDLLARDSSGHLWREDSHFSSEGGLNRTGTGSVLVGGGWNVYDRIEAAANLGGARTGDLVARDESGVLWLYLGKGDGTFAGRSRIGGGWNVYDKIAAGSDITADGKADLLATDKSGVLWLYRGTGNWRAPFASRTRVGGGWGIYDQLTAIGGATSGHLVARDKAGVLWLYRGMGDGTFATRTRVGGGWGAYRETVGIGDANQDGRTDLFAYANGTRYFYAGTGDWHAPFAAREVSTLFPAGKNITSVS
- a CDS encoding YbaB/EbfC family nucleoid-associated protein, producing the protein MIPGGGQPNMQQLLQQAQKMQQDLAQAQEELARTEVDGQAGGGLVKATVTGSGELRGLVIDPKAVDPEDTETLADLVVAAVQAANENAQALQQQKLGPLAQGMGGGGTGIPGLPF
- the recR gene encoding recombination mediator RecR — its product is MYEGVVQDLIDELGRLPGVGPKSAQRIAFHILQAEPTDVRRLAQALMEVKAKVRFCATCGNVAQEEQCNICRDPRRDPAVICVVEEPKDVVAIERTREFRGQYHVLGGAISPIDGVGPDDLRIRELLARLADGTVTELILATDPNLEGEATATYLARMIKPMGLKVTRLASGLPVGGDLEYADEVTLGRAFEGRRLLDV
- a CDS encoding MarR family winged helix-turn-helix transcriptional regulator, which codes for MSGRDRQDLLSRAALGVFRLNGQFLAVAEELARPAGLTAAWWQVLGAVLREPLPVSGVARAMGITRQSVQRVADLLVERGLAEYRPNPAHRRAKLLAPTEAGLAAVSRVDPGHAAFAGRLAKAYGSEAELADAVAALERLSEVLGGLGGASGADGPAVTEP
- a CDS encoding SLATT domain-containing protein codes for the protein MGQPEMQPERPPHDGRGGEDAAGPRPGDLTGRAFPLGDWALPAERLDELYRWVERGALDTAAWYLADRVRKRRGAVTLRGGAAAGAVAGAALPLLDMSGMVGGAAPWGYLALLFGVACVAGDRYFGVTAGWMRDLATAQAVQRRLQVLQFDWASESVREVLGPADGTASEAAERCLLVLRRFSEDVTELVRAETADWMVDFRTGSAPLGLQSVFGGGVRSEAGAVGVAGRFSASANGARPNMPRQRPPEPR
- a CDS encoding serine/threonine-protein kinase; its protein translation is MEKLGGGGPTEGPPGAQHRGSIGAYRLLGRLGAGGMGHVYLARSDRGRTVAVKVVREELAAQEEFRERFRQEVESARRVGGYWTAPVLDADTEAAVPWVATGYVAGPSLQQVVGHDHGALPERSVRTLAAGLAHALQDIHAAGIVHRDLKPSNVLVTIDGPRVIDFGIARALQTVTDGGLTRTGALVGSPGFMAPEQVRGDRVTPACDVFCLGSVLAYAATGQLPFGTANSGVHALMFRIAQEEPDLDGVPEGIADLVRDCLKKDPAARPALAEVLERTGAQDTVAEGRSRDPWLPSALVAQLGRHAVRLLDTETPEAPEAPEAPEAPEAPEAPEAPETPGVPGAAGGAGGAGGAGGAEGVALQPDAPKPDTSQPDTPKPDSPDADPSQAASSAPPEGPPPPRAPGGGAPLDHLPTLVAGQGPPTPPPAYGHPQHPQQPHHPQQGQQPPVHGYAPAAYSVPPGYHPYGGGLGPTPPYGPPPSYGPPHEPPRRDRSTALLIVVALIVALGAGGSVYALMSGDDGSDRAGDDPTNTATAGASRNPGPGADGSTPTTGVEQPTTSPTVQDGTIPTAYLGTWATTIDNASGVHTRELTIQQGEVGDTVLSLVADGPAGNGTYHCVFEADLSNAPDSDGPLSLGPSTVTVGPSSTCTPGEPTQVTVLPNGALERTNTSTGETLTYRRQ
- a CDS encoding DUF397 domain-containing protein; translation: MTDQPTWFKSSYSDDEGAACVEVALTPTIHIRDSKTAPTGSELRVSAPAWSAFIAAVQPGA